The following are encoded together in the Patagioenas fasciata isolate bPatFas1 chromosome 7, bPatFas1.hap1, whole genome shotgun sequence genome:
- the LOC136116118 gene encoding olfactory receptor 14J1-like gives MAVLSTTDPYTPELQLLHFWLFLGIYLAALLGNGLIITTIAWDQHLHTPMYFFLLNLALLDLGSISTIVPKSLVNSLWDTRVISYAGCAAQLFLFFFLASAEFYLLTVMSYDRYVAICKPLHYGTLLGSRACVHMAAAAWATGFLYALLHTANTFSLPLCKGNALAQVFCEIPQILKLSCSCTYIRELGILVVSCCLAFMCFVFIMVSYVQIFRAVLRIPSEQGRHKAFSTCLPHLAVVSLFVSTGIFAHLKPPSVSSPSLDLVVSVLYSVLPPAVNPLIYSMRNQELKDALCKLIYKCFLEQ, from the exons atggctgtcctCTCCACCACTGatccct acacaccggagctgcagctcttgcacttctggctcttcctgggcatctacctggctgccctcctgggcaacggcctcatcatcaccaccatagcctgggaccagcacctccacacccccatgtacttcttcctgctcaacctcgccctcctcgacctgggctccatctccaccattgtccccaaatccttggtcaactctctgtgggataccagggtcatttcctatgcaggatgtgctgcacaactctttctttttttctttttagcttcagcagaattttaccttctcactgtcatgtcctacgaccgctacgttgccatctgcaaacccctgcactacgggaccctcctgggcagcagagcttgtgtccacatggcagcagctgcctgggccactgggtttctctatgctctgctgcacacggccaatacattttcactgcccctgtgcaagggcaatgccctggcccaggtcttctgtgaaatcccccagatcctcaagctctcctgctcgtgCACCTACatcagggaacttgggattcttgtggtcagttgctgtttagcttttatgtgcttcgttttcatcatggtgtcctacgtgcagatcttcagggccgtgctgaggatcccctctgagcagggacggcacaaagccttttccacctgcctccctcacctggccgtggtctccttgtttgtcagcactggcatatttgctcacctgaagcccccctctgtctcctccccatccctggatctggtggtgtctgttctgtactcagtgttacctccagcagtcaaccccctcatctacagcatgaggaaccaggagctcaaggatgccctgtgcaaactcatatataagtgttttctggagcaataa
- the LOC136116222 gene encoding olfactory receptor 14J1-like, which produces MSNSSSSQFLLLPFADTRELQLLHFCLFLGIYLAALLGNGLIITTIAWDQHLHTPMYFFLLNLALLDLGFISTTVPKSMAISLCDTRAISYTGCAAQVFFFFFYATGECSLLTIMSYDRYVAICKPLHYGTLLGSRACVHRAAAAWATGFLNALLHTANTFSLPLCKGNALDQFFCEIPQILKLSWSRSYLKEVRLLVLSISVVFGCFVFIVVSYVQIFRAVLRIPSEQGRHKAFSTCLPHLAVVSLYVSTGIFTYLKPPSISSPSLDLVVSVLYSVVPPAVNPLIYSMRNQEIKDVLCKLMTDIFLKQVFSSASA; this is translated from the coding sequence atgtccaacagcagttcctcccagttcctcctcctgccgttcgcagacacacgggagctgcagctcttgcacttctgtctcttcctgggcatctacctggctgccctcctgggcaacggcctcatcatcaccaccatagcctgggaccagcacctccacacccccatgtacttcttcctgctcaacctcgccctcctggaccttggcttcatctccaccactgtccccaagtccatggccatttccctctgcgacaccagggccatctcctacacaggatgtgctgcacaggtcttttttttctttttctatgctacaggagaatgttctcttctcaccatcatgtcctatgaccgctacgttgccatctgcaaacccctgcactacgggaccctcctgggcagcagagcttgtgtccacagggcagcagctgcctgggccactgggtttctcaatgctctgctgcacacggccaatacattttcactgccactgtgcaagggcaatgccctggaccagttcttctgtgaaatcccccagatcctcaagctctcctggtCACGCTCCTACCTCAAGGAAGTCAGGCTTCTTGTGCTTAGTATATCAGtagtatttgggtgttttgtgttcattgtggtgtcctatgtgcagatcttcagggccgtgctgaggatcccctctgagcagggacggcacaaagccttttccacctgcctccctcacctggccgtggtctccctgtatgtcagcactggcatattcacctacctgaagcccccctctatctcttccccatccctggatctggtggtgtctgttctgtactcggtggtgcctccagccgtgaaccccctcatctacagcatgaggaaccaggagatcaaggatgtcctgtgcaaactgatgactgatattttcctgaagcaagtcttctcgtcagcttctgcatag
- the LOC136116142 gene encoding olfactory receptor 14J1-like, with the protein MSNSSSVTQFLLLPFTDTRELQLLHFWLFLGIYLAALLGNGLIIITIAWDQHLHTPMYFFLFNLSLLDLGSISTTVPKSMANSLWDTGVISYAGCATQLFLFVFLASAEFCLLTIMSYDRYVAICKPLHYGTLLGSRACVHMAAAAWATGFLYSLVHTANTFSLPLCKGNALDQFFCEIPQILKLSCSHSYLREIGLLAVCILVILGCFVFIVVSYVQIFRAVLRIPSEQGRHKAFSTCLPHLAVVSLFLSTGVFAYLKPPSVSSPPLDLVVSVLYSVVPEAVNPLIYSMRNQELKDALRKLIS; encoded by the coding sequence atgtccaacagcagctcagtcacccagttcctcctcctgccgttcacagacacacgggagctgcagctcttgcacttctggctcttcctgggcatctacctggctgccctcctgggcaacggcctcatcatcatcaccatagcctgggaccagcacctccacacccccatgtacttcttcctgttcaacctctccctccttgacctgggctccatctccaccactgtccccaaatccatggccaactctctttGGGATACcggggtcatttcctatgcagggtgtgctacacaactctttctgtttgtctttttagcttcagcagaattttgtcttctgactatcatgtcctacgaccgctacgttgccatctgcaaacccctgcactatgggaccctcctgggcagcagagcttgtgtccacatggcagcagctgcctgggccactgggtttctctattccctggtgcacacggccaatacgttttcactgccactgtgcaagggcaatgccctggaccagtttttctgtgagatcccccagatcctcaagctctcctgctcacactcctacctcagggaaattgggcttcttgcggtttgtatattagtaatattggggtgttttgtgttcattgtggtgtcctatgtgcagatcttcagggccgtgctgaggatcccctctgagcagggacggcacaaagccttttccacctgcctccctcacctggccgtggtctccctgttcctcagcactggcgtgtttgcctacctgaagcccccctccgtctcctccccacccctggatctggtggtgtctgttctgtactcagtggtgcctgaagcagtgaaccccctcatctacagcatgaggaaccaggaactcaaggatgcccttaggaaactcatttcctag